Within Lolium rigidum isolate FL_2022 chromosome 5, APGP_CSIRO_Lrig_0.1, whole genome shotgun sequence, the genomic segment gaatctgccaaaccaggggctcaaagtgggcatgatGATAAGAAGGTGCAAATCGATCATTATCATATGTAACAAGGATTtaatttttcctttgatttgatttgtgtttctttgatgcaaatgtgtttgttattgatatattagtgtttcacaagcaatggcacaagcaatggTGGTCTTGATtaatgatttgcatatttggctaaatgtgtatgtgagtgaaaatggtatttttctattttctttatttctctctaattgGGGTGCTATGATCATGTACTAGGGTTTAAGCACATGTGATCATCACTCCAACACTCATCATGGTAAAAGCACACAAGaatgcatgaacactatgcatagcactatatgtaaagaattttttttgttagttctaaattttgagtaattgatttctttgtctttattgaattgaaaacttgggatgttacaccaccTCACATAGTTTATGGTGTACTTAATTTGGGCCGAGCCAAAAAAACACAACACCAAATACCTTAGCCCAAGCCCAGCCCGACTATCAAGCCTAAAAAAAATATGGCCTAGGCCCGCCCTAAGCATCCAAAAGCCCATCGGGTGAGGCCTCTTTGTTGACTCGCCAAAATGCAAAGCCCAAGCCTGGTCTGGCCTAGCCCAACCCGGCCATTGGGCCTAAATTTCCGGCCCGGGCTAGACCAGCAGGCGTTATTAGGCCCAACCCGAGATTTTCGGGCCGAGCCATGCTACCCATGCCTAGGTATACTTTCATTTATATAGAAAGGCATGAGATGATATGGGTATACTTTCATTTATATGGAAAGACGAGAGGATACGAGTGCGAGGAGTTGGTGGCGTGTGTATGTATACTCGGTACAAATAGAAGATGACAACTTAAGGGAAATTCTAGTATATTAAATGTTACAACTTAATGAATGGTTAATACTCATTCTAGTATGTTAAATGTTACATAGTGTTACATGGAGTTTTCTAAACCCAAATAAAACATAGACGCACATATCGTAGAGTAATCAAAAGAATATATTTCAACTGAACAAATAGTTGCTAACATTTAAATGAACGAAGTGGCCATTGCCAGATCTGTATGAACTAAATATACATTAGCGAAATGTTGAAAAAATACGAAGATAGGGACATAGCCATAAATTTAACTAGCATGTGCAGTATGATTAATTAATAGGATAAGTGTGTATGATTAATTAACTGTTCAAATTAATTATCTATTAGTTATTGCAACAACTGCAAATATCTAAAATATTTAGATTTTTGCAGTTATTGTGAACTGAATTGTTCATTAATTATTGATTGATATGCCTTTGTTGGATGGTTGATATTGGTATTGCTTGCAATAGGGTTAGCTATAGCACAGGGATCTCCCCCCTCTCAATCACTCTATATATAGCATTCATTTGTTGGTATTGTCTTACCGATTATCTCATAAACAAGCATCAAGTTAGTGCCTAGTATTGGTTTATTAGAGGATGGACAGATGTATGATTTGCCTCCTTGTATTAGCCCTAATGTCTCTGCATCTTGTATGCTCTTCTACCGTAGGGCAATGTGAGTAGTAGATGTGCAGTAGAGTTATTTATCTTGCTGATTTATTAATTAATGCAATAATACTTGTGCTTCAACATTGAAGTTATAGTACACGGGTTATTTACGCATATTTTCTTTAGTTCTCCTGCAAACTTGCATTCCTAGTGATTGATTTTCTTTCGTTTCTTGTTTCATTCGTTAGTAGATCCGAATTAATTGCATTAAAATGTTCTGATTATTATTTTGTAGCCCAAACGAGCGTCACTAACATGGATGACGAGAAGATCCATCTGCCAAGCGGGCTGTGCACCCATTATCATGAAAGCTGCAGCAGATTTTGCTATTGTTGTCTTGTAAATAGTCGTTGCTACCATTCCATGGACATTTGCAAGATGGAATGTGTCTCTACTTGAGACATAGTGGCGGCGATGACCCCGCCTAGTCGATTTGACATAATGTGTGAAGTGTGAAATAATAAGGCTTGCAGCAAGAATAATTCTCTAGTACGAACTAATGGCACGTTTGGCCCATTCATGTTCAGTTCATAAAAATCCGTCCATACATTCCGTGGGATACACGCATGGATAAACCACAGGATACACCACATAAGCTGAAACCTAATCACTGCTTCCAAAAAACTGTTTCAGAAGGTTTGGGTAATGTTTTAGAAGGTTTCGCGGAAGAGGAAATCCTGCTTCATTCATTTCCAACTTCCCATGCTAATTTTTCGACGTATCAGGTATCTTTGCAAGTTCAGACTTGTCACATAAACAGTCTTAGTATTCAGAGTAGCATCATACGAACTAATGGGACATTTGACACTTCCTACTTGTTCATAAGACAATCCATCGAGATATACTTGTCGACCATGGAACCGAAGCAGAATTAGTCTCTACTAAATCACATGATACCTTGCTTAATTTCCAAACTGCGATTGTAGCAAATTAcataattatttgcaattcatttTGAATCTTGGTGATCTATACATCTGTAATACTAAATCCTAACACTATTATTTGCTTTTTTCAAAACCACAACGCATCTCTATCGAATGAATCCCCTTGTGTACAAAAGAAGTAGAAAAGACACCATGGCGACCACATTGATCATCCTCTTCAGCTTCTCCAACCTCCATATTCCAGAGGACAATCTCTGGTCCTCTTCCAAGTCGATCGCCGATGTCGGTACCGGCGGTTCGATCTTCTCGTGGATATGAACGACATTGCATTCCTGGCATGTGTCCTTGTCTGCCACCACTACAACCTGAACCTCCGGTGGTGGAACCATCTCATCATGAACAACCACGAGCAAGTGCTCATCTGGCTCCGCAGACACACTTGTGCCGGGCGCAATGGCTGGATCGGCACAGTGACGCGGCGGTAGCAATGGCTCGTGGTTCTCGGCGGCAGCTGCCTTCCGGTAGAAGAAGCTCTCGCCATGGATATGGTAGAGGCTCGCCGTGCGCACCTCCTGCGCCAGCGCGCACGGCCAGCAGAAGAGCCAGCTCGCGTAGTCCGTGGCGGACTTGGAGCCGCAGCACTCGGCGCTCCCAGGGAGCCTGAACTTTCTCCGCATCTGGACCCTCCAGTAGCCGCCGTAGAGGAGGCCGCCCGCGCAGAGCAGcacgccggcgccgcccaccacgTCGCCCACGGCCGCGTCGTGGACGCGGAGCGCCGTGACGCCCAACACCCACAGCGGCGCGAGGCAGAGGAGCGCGAACGTGGCGGCGTGCACGCACGCGTTGCCGAAGCCGAGCCTCTCGGCGTTCCACCCGAAGACGCAGAAGGTGCAGGAGAGGGAGAGGCAGCACGCGGGTGCGGACTCGCCGATATCGAAGTCGAACATGCCGCCGGCCCACTCcggctccaccaccaccacggcgtCAGCGTGCGCCAACGTGCTGGGGCATTGCGCGGGCACCGACGGGGCGTCGAGGTCGCCGGAGGGGTCACTTCCCAGCGGGCTACACATGGTGTACACGACGGCGAGGACGGGCGCGGCGACACCGAGCGCGGTGAAGCCGTCCTCCAGGACCTCGGGGCGGGTGTTCCCGGTGAAGCACCAGTAGAGCCAGCAGAGCGCGTACTGGCAGCCGACGGTGATGTGGAGCAGCGCGACGACGACGGCCACGTGCGCGCGCTCGCCTGCGCGTGCTTGGCCCTGGCCGCCGGCGCTGCAGTACGCGGCGCGCAGCTCGGCGGCGTCGGCGGGCAGGCGCCAGCGGCAGAGCAggaagaggtggtggaggagcgcCGGGTGCTGGTAGAGGCTCATGAGCGTGAAGAGCGCGTTGAGCACCTGGTTGTTCACCTCGGCCCAGTGGCTCCTTGCCGCGGGCGCCGGGATCGCGCCGTCGAGGAGGCCCAGGAGGAGCAGCGCGAGCATCCCGCCCGAGGCGCCCACGCAGAGGAGCCACAGCAGCAGCGCGGCGTTCATGGGGTGCGTGATCCATTCCCTGCACGTCGAGCGCACGGATGCCCAGTACACGGCGCCCCAGCCAGCTGACGACGACGTCGTCGGGCCGCCGCGCAAGAGACCGAGCCAGTCCTGCCGGCGAGGCCTGTCGAGCAGGGGCTCGGCGAGCGGGGCGCGGTAGCTGGCGTCGCCACCATTGCTGTCACGAGGAAGATGCATTGCGCTTTGCGGTGGGCCGGCTGCATCTTCGGGCAACACGATTTCAGCGGTGAAGTAGAAGCACAACTGCTAGTAGTAATTTGTAGGTGATGGAATGTGGGAAAAAGATTTGTACTGCCGCTATGGAGTAAAATCGTCGGCTTTGGCGATCGGAATCCGTCATCAATCCGGGGCGGGGGCTTGCCGGCCGACGGTCAGACTTGGGGGCTGCTTGTTCTGCTCCAGCTTCCTCGGAAGGAACGAACACCAGGTCAATTTTGAGCTTCCTGTCAATTTGGGAGGAATGCCATGGCGTGGTTTCAGCTGCCGTTCTGGACTTGATGCAAAATCTCCATTTTTTTGGTCCGTCCCGTCCGTGAAAGCTATGGCTGTCTACTGTCATGGTGGTTGGACGTAGCTAGTGGGCAAGGGGTCCATCAAGCCAAGCCAACACCTCGCCATCCACAAGCAACACCACTACTACTGTGGATGGGTTCTGCTACTGCACGGAGTTCGTTCGGAAGAAGGCCAATCAATGGAACGAATGGCCCGCGCCCCTGCcctaccttcttcttcctctggccgTCTCGCGTGGCTTGTTGTCTTCATTTCTCGCTGGTCACCGCATCCCATCTTTTCCTTGTCTGCCCACGATTGTTTTTCTCGGCTTGCTGCCTCACCGTCACCGTTTTCCAAATCTGTCGGGTCATCCAAGGTAGGCACGATGAGTTATTCTCTGTGGTCGCCGGCACGTAAGGTTTTTCCCGGCTCTCCACCGCAGGTCGACGGCGGCGACATCAGACTGTGTGAGCTGAGAGAGAGCTATTGAATTGATGCAACGCATGTTTAAGGCCATCATTACAGGAAATCGATGCTTTACCGTGTAACGCAAGTGGCAAgtgcacggcaaagactttgccgtgcaaggttgcacggcaaagaccaCACGGCAAAAATCGGGACGGCAAACATACCTTCGCCGTGCGCATCGACGAAAATGTACAGCAAAGACTTTGCCGTGCGTCTTGCTTCCCTTCACGGCAGAGAAAAGCA encodes:
- the LOC124656441 gene encoding uncharacterized protein LOC124656441; translation: MHLPRDSNGGDASYRAPLAEPLLDRPRRQDWLGLLRGGPTTSSSAGWGAVYWASVRSTCREWITHPMNAALLLWLLCVGASGGMLALLLLGLLDGAIPAPAARSHWAEVNNQVLNALFTLMSLYQHPALLHHLFLLCRWRLPADAAELRAAYCSAGGQGQARAGERAHVAVVVALLHITVGCQYALCWLYWCFTGNTRPEVLEDGFTALGVAAPVLAVVYTMCSPLGSDPSGDLDAPSVPAQCPSTLAHADAVVVVEPEWAGGMFDFDIGESAPACCLSLSCTFCVFGWNAERLGFGNACVHAATFALLCLAPLWVLGVTALRVHDAAVGDVVGGAGVLLCAGGLLYGGYWRVQMRRKFRLPGSAECCGSKSATDYASWLFCWPCALAQEVRTASLYHIHGESFFYRKAAAAENHEPLLPPRHCADPAIAPGTSVSAEPDEHLLVVVHDEMVPPPEVQVVVVADKDTCQECNVVHIHEKIEPPVPTSAIDLEEDQRLSSGIWRLEKLKRMINVVAMVSFLLLLYTRGFIR